The following proteins are encoded in a genomic region of Phycisphaera sp.:
- a CDS encoding beta-lactamase family protein, with the protein MPVHPIARVVLVPLLVLALPMSAAARQANNPHADPDDNPARGALEAIRAQHGVPALTAYGVRWDGEAATSAGPWAVGDRAIGPGGPSGVPATTGDLWHIGSCTKAFTATLLATYVAEGKIRWTDTLREALPEVCEELGDELSEHAASATLAELVRHRAGLPANPDAALMRRLYVTERGEAREDVVRYAMEAGGEPPAEGEPGVYSNCGYIVAGAVCERLGGKPWEDLLAERVLLPLGIEREAFGFGAPPAGDDPASPTQPLGHRRAGNEWQAQPPNIAGDNPAAFGPAGTLHMTMEAWGRFALAHARGDDLEEGQRDAIGLSRENYAELHRPVGPPTFSAAAGWFVGQRPWARGEGGDGTVLTHSGSNTMWFAVVWVAPERDAALLSACNAAGQGGPAATDAAIGAALQAFRN; encoded by the coding sequence ATGCCCGTCCACCCCATCGCTCGCGTCGTGCTGGTCCCGCTGCTCGTCCTGGCCCTTCCCATGTCTGCGGCCGCGCGGCAGGCCAACAACCCCCACGCAGACCCAGACGACAACCCGGCACGGGGTGCCCTGGAAGCCATCCGGGCCCAGCATGGCGTGCCCGCCCTGACCGCCTACGGCGTGCGATGGGATGGTGAGGCGGCGACGAGCGCCGGCCCGTGGGCGGTCGGCGACCGGGCCATCGGCCCGGGTGGTCCCTCGGGCGTGCCCGCCACCACCGGCGACCTCTGGCACATCGGCTCGTGCACCAAGGCGTTCACCGCCACGCTGCTGGCCACCTATGTCGCCGAGGGCAAGATCCGCTGGACCGACACGCTTCGTGAAGCGCTGCCCGAAGTGTGCGAGGAGCTTGGCGACGAGCTGAGCGAGCACGCCGCGAGCGCCACGCTTGCCGAACTCGTGCGGCACAGAGCCGGTCTGCCGGCGAACCCCGATGCTGCATTGATGCGGCGGTTGTACGTGACCGAGCGCGGAGAGGCACGAGAGGACGTGGTGCGTTACGCCATGGAGGCCGGGGGCGAACCACCCGCCGAAGGCGAGCCTGGTGTGTACTCGAACTGCGGGTACATCGTGGCCGGTGCGGTCTGCGAGCGATTGGGTGGCAAGCCGTGGGAGGACCTTTTAGCCGAGCGCGTTCTCCTGCCGCTGGGCATCGAGCGGGAGGCGTTCGGCTTTGGCGCCCCGCCGGCTGGTGACGATCCCGCCAGTCCAACCCAACCGCTCGGGCATCGACGAGCGGGCAACGAATGGCAGGCCCAACCACCCAACATTGCTGGCGACAACCCCGCGGCGTTTGGCCCCGCCGGCACGCTGCACATGACGATGGAAGCCTGGGGCCGATTCGCCTTAGCGCACGCGCGCGGCGACGACCTCGAAGAGGGCCAGCGCGACGCGATCGGGCTCTCGCGTGAGAACTACGCCGAGTTGCACCGGCCGGTGGGCCCGCCGACGTTCTCCGCCGCTGCGGGCTGGTTCGTGGGGCAGAGGCCGTGGGCCAGGGGTGAGGGCGGCGACGGCACCGTGCTGACGCACAGCGGCAGCAACACGATGTGGTTCGCCGTGGTCTGGGTCGCGCCCGAGCGCGATGCCGCCCTGCTGAGTGCTTGCAACGCGGCGGGCCAGGGTGGCCCCGCCGCAACCGACGCCGCGATCGGCGCGGCACTCCAGGCGTTCAGGAACTAG
- a CDS encoding PQQ-dependent sugar dehydrogenase, translating to MNTRLFAVGLLAPASLALAQLDETTSFEDITSSDFVIGTPPISAHFTGGDSISVGDLRLYRTGLFSWMVFDDGRVGRIDFDAPADIVDFWLIDSAPLLAGEVRVFGLSGETLATIDPTLEFTNERLEGLGPIAAIEVVNTDGETGESTVIDDFGFRAVRRLANPIAERISTSDVDVRLELVADGMAAPNLLITAPDGSGRLFVVDQAGQVRIIEDGTLLATPFLDVADRLVDLGIFGTGDPFGDFDERGLLGLAFHPDYANAGAPGFGKLYTYISEPVAGAADFTTASPPPAGREFDHQTVIHEWQVDAADPDRVDPASVRELMRIDQPQFNHNAGHVEFGPDGLLYIALGDGGGADDEDGQPSFGGPVFGHGPAGNGQDTSTALGSILRIDPLGAVGAPSANGEYSVPGDNPFVGSDGVDEIFAYGMRNPFRFAFAPDGRMIVADVGQNDLEEVSFAGNGDNLGWRILEGSFRFVPNGEGNGFVIDNLDGVPSDLVDPAVEYDHDEGLSSIGGYVYTGAAIPALRGRYVFGDFSLAFDTPTGRLFHADLDAGELLEFPSSVAGLDTFVKGFGQDDAGEVYVLAGRNLGPFGDFGEVYRLVAACRADLDGDGVPTLFDFLAFQNFFDAGDPAADFDGDGSLTIFDFLTFQNEFDAGCP from the coding sequence ATGAACACCAGACTCTTCGCCGTTGGGCTCCTCGCCCCCGCCTCGCTGGCCCTGGCCCAGCTCGACGAGACCACGAGCTTCGAGGACATCACGTCCAGCGACTTCGTAATCGGCACGCCCCCGATCAGCGCCCACTTCACGGGCGGAGACTCGATATCGGTGGGCGACCTCCGGTTATACCGCACGGGCCTGTTCTCGTGGATGGTGTTCGACGACGGCCGCGTCGGCCGCATCGACTTCGACGCCCCGGCGGACATCGTCGACTTCTGGCTGATCGACTCCGCACCGCTCTTGGCCGGGGAGGTCCGCGTTTTCGGGCTGTCGGGCGAGACGCTGGCGACCATCGACCCAACGCTCGAGTTCACCAACGAGCGTTTGGAAGGCCTCGGGCCGATCGCCGCGATCGAGGTGGTCAATACCGACGGAGAGACGGGCGAATCAACGGTCATCGACGACTTCGGCTTCCGCGCCGTCCGCCGGCTCGCCAACCCGATCGCCGAAAGGATTTCCACGAGCGACGTCGACGTGCGCCTCGAACTGGTCGCCGACGGGATGGCCGCCCCGAACCTGCTGATCACCGCGCCCGACGGCAGCGGCCGGTTGTTCGTGGTCGACCAGGCGGGCCAGGTACGCATCATCGAAGACGGCACCCTGCTGGCAACGCCGTTCCTCGACGTCGCCGACCGGCTCGTCGACCTGGGCATCTTCGGCACGGGCGACCCGTTCGGCGACTTCGACGAGCGCGGGCTGCTGGGCCTGGCGTTCCATCCCGACTATGCGAACGCCGGCGCGCCGGGTTTCGGCAAGCTCTACACCTACATCAGCGAGCCTGTTGCCGGCGCTGCGGACTTCACCACCGCCTCGCCGCCGCCCGCAGGCCGTGAATTTGACCACCAGACGGTGATCCACGAGTGGCAGGTCGACGCGGCCGATCCGGATCGCGTCGACCCCGCGAGCGTGCGTGAGCTCATGCGCATCGACCAGCCCCAGTTTAATCACAACGCGGGGCATGTCGAGTTCGGCCCCGATGGCCTGCTGTACATCGCCCTGGGCGACGGCGGCGGCGCGGACGACGAGGACGGGCAGCCGAGCTTCGGCGGCCCGGTCTTCGGCCACGGGCCCGCTGGCAACGGGCAGGACACCTCCACCGCCCTCGGCTCGATCCTTCGCATCGATCCGCTCGGGGCCGTGGGTGCCCCCAGCGCCAACGGTGAGTACTCCGTGCCCGGCGACAACCCGTTTGTTGGCTCCGATGGCGTCGACGAGATCTTCGCCTACGGCATGCGCAACCCGTTCCGCTTCGCGTTCGCCCCCGATGGGCGGATGATCGTCGCCGACGTGGGCCAGAACGACCTGGAAGAAGTTTCTTTCGCGGGCAACGGCGACAACCTGGGCTGGCGCATCCTCGAGGGCAGCTTCCGCTTCGTGCCCAACGGCGAGGGCAACGGATTCGTGATCGACAACCTCGACGGCGTGCCGAGTGACCTCGTCGATCCCGCGGTCGAATATGACCACGACGAGGGGCTGAGTTCCATCGGCGGGTACGTCTACACCGGAGCAGCCATCCCCGCATTAAGGGGGCGTTACGTGTTCGGCGATTTCTCGCTGGCGTTCGACACGCCAACGGGCCGGCTGTTCCACGCCGATCTGGACGCTGGCGAACTGCTCGAGTTCCCGTCGAGCGTCGCCGGGTTGGACACCTTCGTCAAGGGCTTCGGCCAGGACGACGCCGGTGAGGTCTACGTGCTGGCCGGCCGGAACCTTGGCCCGTTCGGTGATTTTGGCGAGGTCTACCGGCTGGTCGCGGCCTGCCGGGCCGACCTGGACGGCGACGGCGTCCCGACGCTGTTCGACTTCCTGGCCTTCCAGAACTTCTTCGACGCGGGCGACCCCGCCGCCGACTTTGATGGCGACGGCAGCCTGACGATCTTCGACTTCCTGACCTTCCAGAACGAATTCGACGCGGGCTGCCCGTAA
- a CDS encoding class I fructose-bisphosphate aldolase, which translates to MTAPKTASRDIASILGGDADTLLGYSATGFDKGSLYLPGPDFIDRVVAQGDRPVPVLRNFQTMLNHGRLGGTGYVSILPVDQGIEHSAGASFAPNPQYFDPENIVKLALEGGCNAVASTFGVLGSVARKYAHKIPFLVKFNHNELLTYPNVHSQTLYGTVQQCYEMGAIAVGATIYFGSDNSREQIQYVSEMFAHAHALGMVTVLWCYTRNDAFKVTGPDGKKTDYHDSADLTGQANHLGATIQADIVKQKLATKNGGYAALNTGDSSYGKFNTKIYTELAGGDENGQGGHPIELVRYQLANCYMGRVPLINSGGESKGESDLQDAVRTAVINKRAGGMGLISGRKAFQRPMNEGVDLLHSIQDVYLDTNVTIA; encoded by the coding sequence ATGACCGCGCCCAAGACCGCCAGCCGTGACATCGCTTCGATCCTGGGCGGCGACGCCGACACCCTGCTGGGGTACTCGGCCACCGGCTTCGACAAGGGCAGCCTCTACCTGCCCGGGCCCGACTTCATCGATCGCGTGGTCGCTCAGGGCGACCGCCCCGTGCCCGTGCTGCGGAACTTCCAGACGATGCTCAACCATGGCCGGCTGGGCGGCACCGGCTATGTCAGCATCCTGCCCGTCGACCAAGGCATCGAGCACTCGGCCGGTGCCAGCTTCGCGCCAAACCCGCAGTACTTCGATCCCGAGAACATCGTGAAGCTGGCCCTCGAGGGCGGCTGCAACGCCGTCGCATCGACGTTCGGTGTCCTGGGCTCGGTGGCCCGCAAGTACGCCCACAAGATCCCGTTCCTGGTCAAGTTCAACCACAACGAGCTGCTGACCTATCCCAACGTCCACAGCCAGACGCTGTATGGCACCGTCCAGCAGTGCTATGAGATGGGTGCTATCGCCGTGGGCGCGACGATCTACTTCGGCAGCGACAACTCGCGCGAGCAGATCCAGTACGTCAGCGAGATGTTCGCCCACGCCCACGCCCTGGGCATGGTCACGGTGCTGTGGTGCTACACCCGCAACGACGCCTTCAAGGTGACCGGCCCCGACGGCAAGAAGACCGACTACCACGACAGCGCCGACCTGACCGGCCAGGCCAACCACCTGGGCGCGACCATCCAGGCCGACATCGTCAAGCAGAAGCTGGCCACCAAGAACGGCGGCTACGCCGCGCTCAACACGGGCGATTCCAGCTACGGCAAGTTCAACACCAAGATCTACACCGAGCTGGCCGGCGGCGACGAGAACGGCCAGGGCGGTCACCCCATCGAGCTCGTCCGCTACCAGCTCGCCAATTGCTACATGGGCCGCGTGCCGCTGATCAACTCGGGCGGCGAGAGCAAGGGCGAGAGCGACCTGCAAGATGCCGTCCGCACCGCCGTTATCAACAAGCGAGCCGGCGGCATGGGCCTCATCTCGGGTCGCAAGGCCTTCCAGCGCCCAATGAACGAGGGTGTTGACCTGCTGCATTCCATCCAGGACGTCTACCTCGATACCAACGTCACGATCGCGTGA
- a CDS encoding endonuclease/exonuclease/phosphatase family protein: MNDYSRPVFCSVAASIALTGLVLGGCSEDSPPAPVTIVATAEVPAETEAAVFQSWSGSQTITLDGDISEWPGDVAAVADANWLYLRFSLEGPMRTLQGMDSAMAVYIDADGDPGTGRSIEEPTVRGGLGADIEVIFSPREPDAPRMGSGVMFRVHAPDGTARVVPHERLGFSFTPTHAAEWYEARIARSATDELGLSTRGLGGSGRVAGVVVMYDGRGEVSGWADPFEVTAPPASPWQPQDVHVPARPDNAVRVLTYNVEHTSPARNPEPFARIIRVLDPDVLLFQEWAEGDASTVKAWLTAHIDDSADWQVLKGKAWGVAVASRHPLSELTPMDAPNPVNAQEALRFVGGLVRTPVGPLAVGSTHLKCCGTKDSSEDRKRSAEATTIANMVAEALAEAPGSEAWGVVIGGDLNLVGSLPPLEAIARGVDLDGSPLAVSPAMRLGDHAMYTYYDKGNTYTPGRLDFLLYSDAVAEAVNSFVFDTSVLSEAALARLGLDSDDTGQSDHLPVVLDVRPSK, from the coding sequence ATGAACGACTATTCCCGACCCGTCTTCTGCTCCGTCGCTGCCAGCATCGCCCTAACCGGCCTCGTGCTTGGTGGATGCTCCGAGGATTCGCCACCGGCCCCCGTCACGATCGTCGCGACCGCGGAAGTCCCTGCCGAGACCGAAGCCGCGGTGTTCCAGTCCTGGTCGGGCAGCCAGACCATCACCCTCGACGGCGATATCAGTGAGTGGCCCGGCGACGTGGCCGCCGTGGCCGATGCCAACTGGCTGTACTTGCGGTTTTCGCTCGAGGGCCCCATGCGCACGCTCCAGGGCATGGACTCCGCGATGGCGGTCTACATCGACGCCGATGGCGATCCTGGGACAGGTCGATCGATCGAAGAGCCGACCGTGCGTGGCGGGTTGGGCGCCGACATCGAGGTCATCTTCTCCCCGCGCGAGCCCGACGCCCCGCGCATGGGCTCGGGCGTCATGTTCCGCGTCCACGCGCCCGATGGCACGGCCCGCGTCGTGCCCCACGAGCGGCTGGGCTTCTCGTTCACGCCCACGCACGCCGCCGAGTGGTACGAGGCTCGCATCGCGCGTTCGGCAACCGACGAACTCGGGCTGAGTACCCGGGGCTTGGGCGGTTCGGGGCGAGTCGCCGGCGTCGTGGTCATGTATGACGGCCGGGGAGAGGTCAGCGGCTGGGCCGATCCGTTCGAGGTTACCGCGCCGCCCGCGAGTCCGTGGCAGCCTCAGGACGTCCATGTGCCGGCCAGGCCCGATAATGCCGTCCGCGTGCTCACGTACAACGTCGAGCACACCAGCCCCGCTCGAAACCCGGAGCCGTTCGCCCGTATCATCCGCGTGCTCGATCCGGACGTGTTGCTTTTCCAGGAATGGGCCGAAGGCGACGCGAGCACCGTGAAGGCCTGGCTGACCGCCCACATTGACGATTCGGCCGACTGGCAGGTTCTCAAGGGCAAGGCCTGGGGCGTCGCGGTTGCCTCCAGGCACCCGCTCTCCGAACTCACGCCCATGGACGCGCCCAACCCGGTCAATGCCCAGGAGGCACTGCGTTTTGTTGGCGGGTTGGTGCGAACGCCCGTCGGACCATTGGCCGTTGGCTCGACGCACCTCAAGTGTTGCGGCACTAAGGACAGCTCGGAAGACCGCAAGCGTTCGGCCGAAGCAACCACGATCGCCAACATGGTCGCCGAGGCGCTCGCCGAAGCCCCCGGCAGCGAGGCGTGGGGCGTGGTGATCGGCGGCGACCTGAATCTCGTCGGATCCCTTCCACCACTCGAGGCGATCGCCCGGGGTGTCGACCTCGACGGATCACCACTCGCGGTTTCGCCGGCGATGCGCCTCGGCGATCACGCGATGTACACCTATTACGACAAGGGCAACACGTACACGCCCGGCCGGCTCGACTTCTTGTTGTATAGCGATGCCGTGGCCGAAGCGGTGAACAGCTTCGTGTTCGACACGAGCGTGCTGAGCGAAGCGGCGCTCGCGCGTCTCGGCCTCGACTCGGACGATACCGGCCAGAGCGACCACCTGCCGGTCGTGCTCGACGTTCGTCCTTCCAAATAA
- the rnc gene encoding ribonuclease III, with translation MFDRLPPDGTGRAEVDMEDSGELCIETAERAVGYTFKNSCLLVKALTHASVTDARVDSNERLEFLGDSILGLVTSERIFSLFPDLLEGEMTKIKSTAVSRRTCADIADAMGLIDLLLLGKGMRGGAPLPRSLAAAALEAIIAAIYLDGGLDAAREFLSPHLDPCIQKAARLGHQENFKSVLQQHAQQQLGATPHYRVIDEQGPDHAKSFKIGVEIDGHVYPPQWGQSKKRAEQLAALEALHQIGLIERTNDGEIRLIEAADAK, from the coding sequence ATGTTTGACCGGTTGCCCCCGGATGGCACCGGCCGTGCCGAGGTTGACATGGAAGATTCCGGCGAGTTGTGTATCGAAACGGCCGAGCGGGCCGTCGGGTACACGTTCAAGAACTCCTGCCTGTTGGTGAAGGCACTGACCCACGCTTCGGTGACCGATGCGCGTGTGGATTCCAACGAGCGGCTCGAGTTTCTGGGCGATTCGATCCTTGGGCTGGTGACGAGCGAACGAATCTTCTCGCTCTTCCCCGACCTGCTCGAAGGCGAGATGACCAAAATCAAGTCGACGGCCGTGTCCCGGCGCACCTGCGCCGACATCGCCGACGCGATGGGCCTGATCGACCTGCTCTTGCTGGGCAAGGGCATGCGTGGCGGGGCCCCGCTGCCGCGCTCGCTGGCCGCCGCCGCGCTCGAGGCCATCATCGCGGCGATCTACCTCGACGGTGGATTGGACGCGGCGCGGGAGTTCTTGTCGCCTCACCTTGACCCGTGCATCCAGAAGGCCGCACGCTTGGGCCACCAAGAGAACTTCAAGAGCGTGCTCCAGCAGCACGCCCAGCAGCAACTCGGCGCAACCCCCCATTACCGCGTGATCGATGAGCAGGGTCCCGACCACGCCAAGAGCTTCAAGATCGGCGTCGAGATCGACGGCCACGTGTACCCGCCACAATGGGGGCAGAGCAAGAAGCGGGCCGAGCAGCTCGCCGCCCTCGAAGCGCTCCACCAGATCGGGCTGATCGAACGCACCAACGACGGCGAGATCCGTCTGATCGAAGCCGCCGACGCGAAGTAA
- a CDS encoding 50S ribosomal protein L34, translating into MHYPRRLSKISRARKMGFRARMRTSGGRKMINRRRRIGRSLNFKK; encoded by the coding sequence ATGCATTATCCCCGTCGCCTCAGCAAGATCTCTCGAGCCCGCAAGATGGGCTTCCGCGCCCGCATGCGGACCAGTGGCGGCCGGAAGATGATCAACCGCCGCCGTCGCATCGGCCGGTCGCTGAACTTCAAGAAGTAG
- a CDS encoding YihY/virulence factor BrkB family protein has translation MPGLPDWMKLPDTQEMARATHVSRMALRTLLSSRLPQMAAALAYRTLFGLLPISIVALVIVRMFVGDADLKRLVEQAVEFTGIAEVIETDVGESAADEALGDVDAPLPPGPMALPWPFTRSLSFQAALASIDPSGDKEGYDYDGSEPPPPPGSLEAWVDDIVKNFAGIRFNTIGLVGGLVLIYAGLAMIVEVERCFNQICRAKSGRSWVRRITQYWTLMTLGAILIALTFLVGVQFREWVRAMAGEGDAFGRFIIGAAGFFVTVAISTGLLTLAYMILPNRRLRFRPVIAGASVAAVGWEAAKWGFTQYLGFATGSDSTYANVYGSIALIPLFMMWIFLTWLIILFGLQVAYGVQMLEDGIHQEDNSDEPSLLLAGPGVMIDAAAVIARRFEAGQSARSSDVADELSLASDQSTRIVESLQKAGFIRQLDDGGGFTLSMPADKIRLADIAKAATSGAASREGSAAAELSQAAVKTLGDATLHSRVVAATATPTTPDGVQKSED, from the coding sequence ATGCCCGGCCTCCCCGACTGGATGAAACTGCCCGATACCCAGGAGATGGCGCGCGCCACCCACGTCAGTCGCATGGCCCTGCGCACGCTGCTGAGCAGCCGCCTGCCGCAGATGGCCGCCGCCCTGGCGTATCGCACCCTCTTCGGCCTGCTGCCCATCAGCATCGTCGCGCTGGTCATCGTCCGCATGTTCGTGGGCGACGCCGACCTGAAGCGCCTCGTCGAGCAAGCGGTCGAGTTCACGGGCATCGCCGAGGTCATCGAAACCGATGTCGGGGAATCCGCCGCCGACGAAGCCTTGGGTGACGTGGACGCGCCCCTGCCGCCGGGGCCAATGGCCCTGCCTTGGCCTTTCACCCGCAGCCTGAGCTTCCAAGCAGCGCTCGCGAGCATCGATCCATCGGGGGATAAGGAAGGATACGACTACGACGGGTCCGAACCGCCACCGCCGCCCGGCAGCCTCGAAGCCTGGGTTGACGATATCGTCAAGAACTTCGCCGGCATCCGATTCAATACGATCGGGCTCGTTGGTGGCCTCGTCCTGATCTATGCCGGACTGGCGATGATCGTCGAGGTTGAGCGCTGCTTCAACCAGATTTGCCGGGCAAAGTCCGGCCGGAGCTGGGTACGACGCATCACTCAATATTGGACGCTCATGACCCTGGGCGCGATCCTCATCGCGCTCACCTTTCTGGTGGGAGTGCAATTCAGAGAATGGGTGCGCGCCATGGCAGGCGAAGGTGACGCCTTCGGCCGCTTCATCATCGGGGCCGCGGGCTTCTTCGTGACGGTGGCCATCAGCACCGGCCTGCTCACGCTCGCGTACATGATCCTCCCGAATCGACGCCTGCGGTTCCGGCCGGTGATCGCCGGCGCATCGGTCGCAGCCGTCGGGTGGGAAGCCGCCAAGTGGGGCTTCACCCAATACCTGGGCTTCGCCACCGGATCGGACTCGACCTACGCCAACGTGTACGGCTCGATCGCCCTCATCCCCCTCTTCATGATGTGGATCTTCCTCACATGGCTCATCATCCTTTTCGGCCTGCAAGTCGCGTACGGCGTGCAGATGCTCGAAGACGGCATCCACCAGGAAGACAACAGCGACGAGCCATCGCTGCTGCTGGCCGGCCCGGGTGTCATGATCGACGCTGCCGCGGTCATTGCTCGCCGGTTCGAAGCCGGCCAGAGCGCCCGCAGTTCCGATGTGGCCGATGAGCTCTCGCTGGCCAGCGACCAGAGCACCCGCATCGTCGAGAGCCTGCAGAAGGCCGGGTTCATCCGCCAGCTCGACGACGGCGGCGGGTTCACGCTCTCGATGCCAGCCGACAAGATCCGCCTGGCCGACATCGCGAAGGCCGCGACCTCGGGTGCCGCCTCGCGCGAGGGATCGGCCGCCGCAGAGCTGTCTCAGGCCGCCGTCAAAACCCTGGGCGACGCGACCCTACACTCCAGGGTTGTGGCTGCCACGGCAACCCCCACTACCCCAGACGGCGTACAGAAGAGCGAGGACTGA
- a CDS encoding rRNA pseudouridine synthase: protein MPPAKDTAAAPKGYERLQRILADAGVASRRACEELIREGNVEVNGQLVTDLPAFAHPSRDDIRVNGRRIRLPDASVTVVFNKPTATLTTAADEPGMDRRTVMDIVQHPLAPRLFPVGRLDYDTTGLLLLTNDGELANRLAHPRYEVPKTYRAIVSGVMTKESLADLERGVVLAHRTQGKTRGAERTQAVQVAVTKQLRDRAHLEITLTEGRNREVRRVLARVGCPVRKLERVAIGPVKLADLRRGHWRDIKPSELKDLKMAVGLIDAGKGTRPKRRPAPEKR, encoded by the coding sequence GTGCCACCTGCCAAAGACACCGCCGCCGCCCCCAAGGGCTACGAACGCCTCCAGCGCATCCTGGCCGACGCCGGCGTTGCCAGCCGCCGCGCCTGCGAGGAGCTCATCCGCGAGGGCAACGTGGAGGTCAACGGCCAGCTGGTCACCGACCTGCCCGCCTTCGCCCATCCCAGTCGCGACGACATCCGCGTCAACGGCCGTCGTATCCGGCTGCCCGACGCCAGCGTCACCGTGGTCTTCAACAAGCCCACGGCCACCCTCACCACGGCCGCCGACGAGCCCGGCATGGACCGCCGCACGGTCATGGACATCGTGCAGCACCCCCTGGCCCCGCGCCTGTTCCCCGTCGGCCGCCTCGACTATGACACCACGGGCCTGCTCCTGCTCACCAACGACGGCGAACTGGCCAACCGCCTGGCCCACCCACGATACGAGGTCCCCAAGACCTACCGAGCCATCGTCAGCGGCGTCATGACCAAAGAAAGCCTGGCCGACCTCGAACGCGGGGTCGTGCTCGCCCACCGCACCCAGGGCAAGACCAGGGGTGCCGAGCGTACCCAAGCCGTCCAGGTGGCCGTCACCAAGCAATTGCGCGACCGTGCCCACCTCGAGATCACGCTGACCGAAGGCCGCAATCGCGAGGTCCGCCGCGTGCTCGCCCGCGTCGGCTGCCCGGTACGCAAACTCGAGCGCGTGGCCATCGGCCCGGTCAAGCTGGCCGACCTCCGCCGCGGCCACTGGCGAGACATCAAGCCCAGCGAGCTCAAAGACCTCAAGATGGCCGTGGGTCTGATCGATGCAGGCAAGGGCACTCGCCCCAAGCGACGCCCCGCTCCGGAGAAACGCTGA
- a CDS encoding GNAT family N-acetyltransferase — MLERIQNTERHILTSAGATVDYGDYLVARSSRYPKWYQANMMELRVSGGRSLSDWEQLFHSHFDRTSYQHLMLYIPARKGFEALCDEVDEMTSADQLGAPPLVVERIVWMFANESRKTALPEGMEVCRVELEDDYRDLIEFGVEESTEEPWFTNRDEVRAYIRSRREVTDRIGVRWYRLSHCGDRRILARLGIFEYQGICRLQAVGTLKSFRGRGLGSALVNYAIGEALRRGSSGLALSAEADSVAQSMYLKAEFREVGTDMWLMRYPGSA; from the coding sequence ATGCTTGAGCGAATCCAGAACACCGAGCGGCACATCCTTACGTCTGCCGGGGCAACGGTGGATTACGGCGACTATCTCGTGGCACGCTCGTCTCGGTACCCGAAGTGGTATCAGGCAAACATGATGGAGTTGCGTGTCAGCGGCGGCCGCTCGTTGTCAGATTGGGAGCAACTGTTTCATTCTCACTTTGATCGGACGAGCTACCAGCACCTGATGCTGTACATCCCTGCGCGCAAGGGCTTCGAAGCCTTGTGCGATGAGGTCGACGAGATGACATCTGCGGATCAACTGGGTGCGCCGCCGCTTGTTGTCGAACGGATTGTATGGATGTTTGCGAACGAGTCGCGAAAAACCGCGCTCCCTGAAGGCATGGAAGTATGCCGAGTAGAATTAGAAGACGACTACCGGGACCTCATCGAATTCGGGGTCGAAGAGTCCACCGAGGAACCGTGGTTCACGAACCGGGATGAGGTCAGAGCGTATATCCGATCCCGTCGCGAGGTCACCGATCGCATCGGCGTTCGATGGTATCGGTTGAGCCACTGCGGCGACCGCCGCATCCTGGCCCGGCTTGGGATCTTCGAGTACCAAGGGATCTGCCGGCTCCAAGCTGTCGGGACGTTGAAATCGTTCCGAGGCCGGGGCCTCGGCAGCGCACTGGTCAACTACGCGATCGGCGAGGCTCTCCGGCGTGGATCTTCGGGGCTGGCGTTGAGCGCAGAAGCAGATTCGGTGGCCCAATCGATGTACCTGAAGGCCGAGTTTCGCGAGGTTGGTACCGATATGTGGTTGATGCGATACCCGGGATCCGCGTGA